The Streptomyces taklimakanensis nucleotide sequence GACTCCGACCGGCTCTCCAACGCGCTGGTGGAGGCGACCATCTCCGGCTTCGACCAGCCGGGGCAGCGGGAGTTGTTGGCGCCGTACGCGGAGCGGTACTTCGAGGCGATCGAGCGAGTCTGGGCCGAGCGGTCGATCGAGATCGGCATGGCGATCGTCCGCGGCCTGTACCCCGCCCTCCAGGACGACGCGAGGGTGCTGGAGCTGACGGACACCTGGCTGGCGGCCCACGAGGACGCCCCTCCGGCGCTGCGGCGACTGGTGTCGGAGGCGCGCGACGACACGGCGCGCGCCCTGCGCGCGCAGCGGTGCGACGCGGCGGCGTCCGCCTGAGCCGACCCCGGCCCCGACTCCGCACGTCGCCGTCGGCCCTCGTCCCACCGGGTGGGGCGAGGGCCGGTGACGTGCGGGGTCGGGGCCGCTTCCGTCGTCGACGCCCCACTCGTCTCCGGCAGTCGGCCCGTGCCCGATCGGCTGTCGAACGCCCGTACTTTAGGACGGGCTTGTCCGTGTTCGTCTACAGACGCGTAACAGAGGTTGGCGGACGGACCGGAGGCGGGAATCGCCGGAACATGAGCCACGAGCCCCCCCTCTCCTCCCGCCCCGTCCGCCACCTCTCGCACGTCACGCGCCGGGTGGTGACCGCCCGCGCGTTGCGCGACCTGGGCGTTCCCGCCGTCGTCGCGGACGAGCGCTGCCGGCCGGGCGGCCCCTGGCAGATGCCGTTGCCCAGGGTCTACCTGCTGCACCCCGGCCCGCCGACCGGCGAGGAGCGGCTGCACGCCGTACTGCTGTACGCGAGCCGGGAGCGTGTGCCCGCCCAGGTCGGCGCCCGGCCCGAGGTCCGCACCGTCCGCCCCTCGGGCGGGCCGCCCACCGGCGGACGCGCGCCCCGGGGGACGGACGCGGTGATCACCGGTCCCGCCGCGCTCGCCCTGCGCGGTTTCTCCTCCACTCCCCCGCTGTCGGCCCTGGACCACATCGACGTGCTGGTGCCGAGCGCCCGCCGGCTGCGCTCGGCCGGTTTCGCCCGCGTGGTGCGCACCCGCTCCCTCCCCGAGCCCGAGGAGGTCACCGGCCTGCCGGTGGCACCGGTGCCCCGTGCGCTGGCCGACACCACCGCCCGGCTCACCGACGCCGAAGCGGTGCGCCGGCTGCTGACCGAGGCGGTGCGCGACGGCCACTGCGAGGCTTCGGCCGTCGTCGCGGAGCTGGGCCGGGCCCGGCTGCTGGGCCGGCCCGCCGTGGCGGACGCCGTGGCCGCCCTGCTCGCCGAGAGTCGCGCGGTGGCCGAGAGCCTGCTGTACGGACTGGTCCGCGCCCACGGTCTGCCCGAGCCCTTCTGGAACGTCGACCTGCGGCTGCCCGGCGGTCCCCACCTCGGCGGTGTGGACGCCTACTGGCCGGACCAGGCCGTCGCCGTCGAGATCGACATCCAGGGGCACGGGCACGGGCACGGGCAGGGGCGCGAGGCCGCGGGGAGCGCGCGGGGCGGTGGAGCGGGCGCGCGCCACGCCCGCAAGCGCGAGGAGTTCGAGCGTCTGGGCGTCGTGGTCCTCCACATCACCCCGGACCGGCTCCGCGACCACCCCGGCCGGCAGGCGGAGGCGGTGCGCACCGCCCTGGAGACGTCGCCGGGCCGGCCGCCGGCCGCCCACCTGACGGTCCTGCCCCGTTGAACGGCCGGTCGCCGCACGTCCCGGCGGGGTTCCCGGACGACCGTGGTTCGCCCCCGGCCCCCGCCCCCGGCCCCGCCGCCCGATGTGTGGCGCGGGAGGGACCTCGGGCCGCGTCCCCGTCCTGGGGGCCCTGGGGACGCGGCCCGAAGGGGCGGGGCGGTGGCCTCAGACGGCCGCCGCGGCGTCCGCCGCCCGTGCCTTCAACGCGCGCTCGACGCCCGCGCGGGACTCGGTGACCAGGCGCCGCAGGGCGGCGGTGGGCTCGGCCGACTCCAGCCAGGCGTCCGTGGCCCGCAGGGTCTCCTCGGAGACCTGCAGGGCCGGGTAGAGCCCGATCGCGATCTGCTGTGCCATCTCGTGGCTGCGCGACTCCCACACGCCCTTGAGCGCCTCGAAGTACTTCGCGGTGTAGGGGGCCAGCAGCTCGCGCTGGTCGGTCTGGACGAAGCCGCCGATGACCGCCTCCTGCATGGCGTTGGGCAGCCTGTCGGACTCCACGACCGACGCCCACGCCTCGGCCTTGGCCTCCTCGGTCGGCCGGGCGGCCCGCGCCGACGCCGCGTGCCGCTCGCCCGCCGAGGTGCGGTCGCGCTCCAGTTCGGCGTCGATGGCGGCGTCGTCGGCGCGTCCGGTGGCGGCCAGCCGGTGGAGCAGGGCCCAGCGCAGCTCGGTGTCCACGGCCAGGCCCTCGATCTCCCGGCTGCCGTCCAACAGCCCGGCGAGCAGGTCGAGCTGCTCGTCGGTGCGGGCGCCGGCCGCCACCGCCCGCGCCCAGGCGAGCTGGTGGTCGCTGCCGGGGGCGGCGGCGCGCAGCTTCTCCACGGCGGCCTCGGACCAGCGCAGCAGGCCGGTCTCCCGCCAGCTCGGGGCGGCGTACAGGTCCAGGGCGAGCTTGACCTGCCGCTGGAGGGACTGCACGACACCGATGTCCGACTCCTTGTCGATGCCGGAGAGCACCAGTTCCAGGTAGTCGCGGGCGGCCATCTCGCCGTCACGGGTCATGTCCCAGGCCGACGCCCAGCACAGGGCGCGCGGCAGCGACTCGGTGAAGTCGCCCAGCCGGCCGGTGACGGTGGCCAGCGAGTCGGCGTCGAGCCGGACCTTGGCGTAGGACAGGTCGTCGTCGTTGAGCAGGAGCACGGCCGGGCGCCGGGTGCCGACCAGCTCGGGCACCTCGGTCCGCTCCCCGTCCACGTCCAGTTCGACACGGCCGGTGCGCACCAGGGAGTCGCCGTCGAGCTCGTAGGAGCCGATGGCGATGCGGTGCGGGCGCAGCACCGGCTCGCCCTTGGCGCCGGCGGGCAGCGCCGGGGCCTCCTGGAGCACCGCGAAGGAGGTGATCACGCCGTCGTCGTCGACGGTGACCTCCGGGCGCAGCACGTTGATGCCGGCGGTCTCCAGCCAGGCCTTGGACCAGGTCTTCAGATCGCGTCCGGAGGTCTCCTCCAGGGCGGTGAGCAGGTCGGTCAGGCGGGTGTTGCCCCAGGCGTGGCGCTTGAAGTACGTCCGCACGCCGCTGAAGAACGCCTCCTCGCCGACGTAGGCGACGAGCTGCTTGAGGACGGAGGCGCCCTTGGCGTAGGTGATGCCGTCGAAGTTGACCAGGACGTCGTCCAGGTCACGGATCTCGGCCATGATCGGGTGCGTGGACGGGAGCTGGTCCTGGCGGTAGGCCCAGGTCTTCATGGAGTTGGCGAAGGTCGTCCACGCGTGCGGCCAGCGGCTGCCGGGGGCGGCGGCCTGGCAGGCGATGGAGGTGTAGGTGGCGAACGACTCGTTCAGCCACAGGTCGTTCCACCACTCCATGGTGACCAGGTCGCCGAACCACATGTGGGCCAGCTCGTGGAGGATCGTCTCGGCCCGCGTCTCGTAGGCGGCGTCCGTCACCTTGGAACGGAAGACGTACTGGTCGCGGATGGTGACCGC carries:
- the pepN gene encoding aminopeptidase N codes for the protein MPGTNLTREEARERARLLEVDAYDIELDLSGAQEGGTFRSVTTVRFDAREAGTGFIDLVAPTVHEVVLNGTPLDPAEVFADSRIALPGLVAGRNELRVVADCAYTNTGEGLHRFVDPVDGQAYLYTQFEVPDARRVFASFEQPDLKATFAFTVTAPEGWTVISNSPTPEPEPGGVWRFEPTPRISTYVTALIAGPYHSVHSTWEDGKGRTVPLGVYCRPSLAEHLDAEAIFEVTRQGFDWFEEKFGLPYPFAKYDQLFVPEFNAGAMENAGAVTIRDQYVFRSKVTDAAYETRAETILHELAHMWFGDLVTMEWWNDLWLNESFATYTSIACQAAAPGSRWPHAWTTFANSMKTWAYRQDQLPSTHPIMAEIRDLDDVLVNFDGITYAKGASVLKQLVAYVGEEAFFSGVRTYFKRHAWGNTRLTDLLTALEETSGRDLKTWSKAWLETAGINVLRPEVTVDDDGVITSFAVLQEAPALPAGAKGEPVLRPHRIAIGSYELDGDSLVRTGRVELDVDGERTEVPELVGTRRPAVLLLNDDDLSYAKVRLDADSLATVTGRLGDFTESLPRALCWASAWDMTRDGEMAARDYLELVLSGIDKESDIGVVQSLQRQVKLALDLYAAPSWRETGLLRWSEAAVEKLRAAAPGSDHQLAWARAVAAGARTDEQLDLLAGLLDGSREIEGLAVDTELRWALLHRLAATGRADDAAIDAELERDRTSAGERHAASARAARPTEEAKAEAWASVVESDRLPNAMQEAVIGGFVQTDQRELLAPYTAKYFEALKGVWESRSHEMAQQIAIGLYPALQVSEETLRATDAWLESAEPTAALRRLVTESRAGVERALKARAADAAAAV